The genomic segment tcacatgCTGAGTCAATGAATTCTTTGCACAGACCTGCCTGAAACCAAATGATCAGCTTGAGAACCTGTGGGCTTGCATTCAGAAAGCTCATGGAGGGCTAGTGTGTAAAACCAGGAAGTTTGAAGGAAGATCTTTGTGACTTGTATCAAAACGCTTtagctccctctgctggtgtGGAGGAGGGTGACAACTAGGGGTTTATATGCAttttttatcaatcaatcaatctttatttgtatagcgccgaatcacaacagagttatctcaaggcactttacacatagagcaggttctaaactgaactcttcaggttttaactttaaagagacccaacattcccacatgagcaacagtggcaagacacaactcccttttaacacccctttttcacttctttatattttctttcttattctgATACTGATAATTGTTGATATTGACATGTGTAACCCTGACAtactatttaaaaacaaaccaacatcaccaccaccattattacttcattaataaaataaaatgtcaataaaatctgaaaatgtataaacttgaTAAATATAGGATTTATGGGAGAGCTGTTGTATGGGATTGTTTACATTTTGTAgcgttgtatgtataaaggcatttaggtgttgctttcaaatatacaatattaaatactggctgTGTTGGGTTAGCTGAAAAATGTACTTCAAGACTTCAAGATTTCACTAACTACCGAAATatatcacatgttgaatgtagccaCTGAATGatgtttaatgaggtagggcaggctaTACAACATCACAAttgtaatgaaattatacctGACTTGTTTGAGCtagattattatatttaatattcagttgctgccaagtaggcctatgttttgtacctgCATGCATATTAAATGTGCAgctcacatacatacacagaatataaatgttgaataaggaCTACTCCAGACAAAACTCAAACTCGGTTAGTCATTTTCTGCCATGCCAGCTCAtgttcttctgctgctgctactgtattgcTTCTCATTCTCTGGGTTACCTTGACTCAGAGTTGACTGAACTAACTCTTATCACCtgttctgaaactgaaaactctGATTTTGACAACTCAGAGTCAGTCAAcctaaagttaaagttttaactcagagtttgttaaacttgcttcctgaaacaggcccctgctGTCCTCCTgagtcaaaattgacccgaCCTGGTTTCAATGAAAGAAGTGATGATTATACTTGCAAAGATGAATGTATACTTGAATGGAACCATCCATGTGATTTTCCAGGCAATTGGATTAAATCAATTTTTctgatattaaaacattttttttagaaaacgGATCAAagcatgttaaaatgaaataaaagccaTCCGAGTAGGTTAACTGGGACGCATTTAGGAAATTCGGAACTGCCGACTCTCGATAGTGACACTGCAACATTATTTCACACAATAACACGGCGCTTTCACCTGAACCGTGGAGCAACACTACAATCTGACTGTTTGATCGTCTTTGAGCGCTATGTGGCTCAGGCAGAGTATACGACGTAGTTCCGGCTGGACTACAATCACACAGCTCCGTGGTGAAGTGTGAATGCTGAGACCTGAGTACAGTTCCGCTTCATAAACGTGAATGACGGTAGTGAGGCAGCGGAGTCTTGTATTTGGAGCTTCACCGAGGATATAAGTGCGCCTCAGAAGGTAATATTGTTGTCAGACTTAGATATTATGCGGGTGTAACCTTTCAAACGGGACACAAAGCCCGGGAAAACATGTTAGCGTAAGTGTTGAcagctaactagctaatgtATCAGCAGCCGACGGTGAGCTGAGTACATAGGTCATACACTGCATGTATTATATATAGAGAGTGAGTCCACGTAAAGGGGGGTGAACCTACTTAAAGTCTTTATGCACTGTTGATGATTAATGACATTGTAACAACTTAGAGGTATGTTTGTAAGGGTAATACCGTAATTAGTCTTTTGTATGCAATAACTTATGTTTGCTACTTTCTGCCTTTATGTGAAGCGTTTTGATAAAGTCATGTGCAAAATAAGTGCGACAGGTTTCTACACAACAAcagttttttaacattatttcagTAGTAGTGCCATTAGTTGTAGTTTTGTCCCTTtagttgtgtttgtttacattaGTATAGGATGTATATGACTTTAAGGAAACTGTATCTTCTTGTCTGCTTTTTTGTTATGTTGTGTCACAGTGTGTGTCCCCGCCCCTGTGTTTTCTTGGACACTTATTCCTCTTTTGTCACTgactttaactgttttttttaattgtgtcagAGGACTGAGAATGGCCCAGGGTATACCAAACGAGGTGTTGATGAATACCACGTTAGTAAAAGACTTGGCAGATGTGGCAAAAGATGCAGCTCTTCTGCAAGGTGTCCTAATGAGGATCCAAGAAAAACCTAACTCATCAGAGGTGagaatttagcattttttttaactgacttTTACACTGAACATGACAGCATAATATTTAAGTAGTATTTGCCTGACATGAAACATACTGTCATACATGCAGTattcaataaaatatgttttgctttgttggaatttgaatgtatttaagaaaaaaaaaccagcCTTTGATTTGTTgaacaaattaaaaaggaaCTTGTATTTGCCTGATTTGACAAAATGAGCCGCAGCCAATAACAGAGGACACAAGaccacagtgatgtcacactaTTGCTGTTAAAACAGGCGTGTTCAATGCAAAGTCATGCTAGGAATTTGTTGTGCTTAGGGCAGGATTTCGGACAGATTCTTGTTTAAGCCCCCGTAGGCAAATTATgtcctgtgttgtgtttttttggtggGGGGAAAAACTTTCTAAAaaattctgttgtttttcagttgGTGACCTACGCTCCGTTCACACTCTTCCCCACGCCTGTGCCAAAAGCCGTGTTCCTCCAGGCTCTGTCATTGCAAACACACTACAACATACTGGTGGACAAGATCAGCCAGGATTCCACCTTTCTGGAAGAGGCTCTCGCTAGGTAGAATACGTATGATGTTGTCCTGTGTAGTTTATGCGCTTGTTAGGCTATACTGTGTAGTTTGAAGTAGCAGCATAACATGGCAAGACAAGGTTTCCCTCAAAGATCACAATATTTCTACATTATCTGACTatgatatattttcatataacatttattaatataatttacaAGCAACATATTGATTGAAATGGTTCTCAGGATTTTCACAGAGTGATGTTCTTTGTTTATAGCACCATTGCTGTTGATGATTTCACAGCGAGGTTGTTCAGGATCCACCAACAGATCCTTAAAGAAGGAAGGTCTCAGGTATGTCAGCACATGTGAAAACTTGCTTCTGTAGATCTACATGTAAGTAAATTACTGAGCTTTTGCTGacactgatgtttttttgttttattttaaagatcgGTTAGTTTGGGGTCTGAGGCTTTGTTGTCTTACTATGAACTAAATAATTACCATAATTAGTTTGCACATAATACTACcacttctactactactgctactactaataacaataataatacccCAAAAAGTGAAGTTGATATAAAGTTAAAGCTGGAGTAcaggacttttgtctcccccttctggcaatgagaatatacaaaaaatatgcCCTACCTCGTTGCTACTGTTGTGACTGTAAAACagtgaatacatttatttgagcATCACACAATGTTCCCAAAATGACTTGTCAGAATTCACTGTCAAAACTTGATCCAACAACATCATTCAATAACATTTCTATATGATAACATCTgaaaagtctagaagagccacACAATTAAATAAGCAGCGAGCTAACTGGAAGTTAACCAGCTTGGCCAATAAAAGTGATAGGCTTAATCAACATTGTGTGATCTTGTttgacagggttagggttcttgaATGTAACATATGTTAATTGAAAAGTGTACAAATTCTGCATTGCAGTCTTAAAATAACCATTTAGAAAGAATCTTACTTGGAGCAAgatgtgtttgcttgttttagTGATTATGTTTCAAAGTTTCAACATCATCTCTATGCCTGATTTAATACTGACTCACTGTTCAGATGGAGGACATAGAGAATAATTACATAGACATTTGAGAGCAGGTCTTATAATTTAAGCTTTAAGTTATCCACTATGATGTTACACTTCATCTAAAAACATATATTGCTAATGAAAAATGTTAGTTTAATTTTATAAATCATGACAAATTCTTGTTTTCTTAGTTATTGCAATTGAGTATTTTTTCTTGCTGAGTAAATTTGGCACTGAAGGTTTAGCCATGACATTTTAGTCTAATAGCACACCTTAGACAAAATGAATAGACAAAATggataacacatttttaaaggtcGTACAGGCCAAGTCAGATAGTGTCCACCTTCACAATGGCTGCTTATTCAATAGCTGTCAGTGTAGCTGTAAAGAGTCCAAGATGGGTGGTGAGATAAGAAAATTAGGGCAAGGACAAAGAGAAACATGTGGAGACAGTTTGGAATCTGAATTTGAAAGACTTTGAATAGCATTTTATGTAAGTTATAAACTAGTTTATTGGATATTAGTTGAGAATCTCGGTTTACCTATTTAAGCAagtgaaaaatgttaaatgtggcTTCTTTTCTATTGACCACCCATGgcccattttttaaaataacaaaagaacAGTGTTCAACCATACGCCTTCATCATTACAATCATTTCAGAGTTATTAAATCTAAGTGATCTGAAACTGGATTCGCTGTCTTCTGTCCAGTCTATTATGTTGGGTATCAATCGGTCTGACTACATGCTGGACCAGAGAGCAGACGGGTCCTCAACTCTGAAGCAGATAGAGATCAACACCTTTGCTGCTAGTTTTGGAGGTCTCTCGTCACACACGCCAGATGTACACAGGTATGTCAGTTATTAGTATATCACCTGTAGAGTGTTTCATTTGTAATGTGAGGGTTTTGTGATGATTTTCATAACTGttatgaaaaaatgtgtcatcttTTGGTGATCAGCACTTTAACTCAAAATGGGTTACCTACTGGAGCTCAACAGAAATGGCAACCCAGTTTATGCAGACAATAAGTCCACTGTCAACCAATTCATGCAGTATCATTATCACTGTCACCCTCTGTGTAAAATCTTTTGCCCAAGCAGATGACAGTGTGCTGTCGCTTTTTTAATTGAGGCTGAGAAATAAATGTCAGGGAGTTCAAGGAAGTGTGGCTAGAAGGCAGTAGTAAACCATAAATATTTGTCCTCTCGTTCGACAGACACATCCTTAACGTGGCGGGCCGGCTTGAGGAGAGCCAGCGTATCCCTGACAACAACCCTGCAGCTGGTCAGGCCAGAGCTGTTGCCAAGGCCTGGGAGCTCTATGGATCAGAGAGGTAGGTACATCCACTGAATTACATCTTATGAAACTACATGTCATTGACTAATGGATTTCCAGACATTACTCACTCACTGTTCAATTTACTCACTTTAACTTACAgctaggcctgtcacaataattacgttatcgatttatcgtacaataacaaaattatcatcatcatcatgtctacatggacttatcgtatgatacatattgccacacttcataTTAACAGCTATTcagctattcatgtcacattggttaagtagtgtcctccattcctcactgtgtacatcATGAGCAGAGACTGCAGAAGTGAGCAGCGCtgcttatatggaattaaaggtaaataactaaAGTTAGCAAAAaagtgtagcacccactctctAATCCCACCCCCACACCActtacattattatgctattatattatcattatatcagtggtatcaaatcttcaaatgacaataatatagtttatcacgattatttcagagacaatatatcgtccaacaaaagtaatTATCGTGACAGGCCCACttataatatattttctcaAAGACATTGGGAGCCGATTAAGTGAAGCTGAAACCAGAGTAAAATGCTCCCTCTTCCTTGTTTCGGTGAAATCTAGCAGCAcaattttgaattaaaaaaaatgcatgaatAGTCCCTGATCAGTTGCCAGTGAAATCTGTGGACTGTAAAGAGTATTTAAATGTTAGGGATAATGTTTTAAGTTAGCGGTCAGGGTGTTTTACAGGAGCACTTGTTGTCATTACAGAGCAGTCGTCATGTTTTTGGTGGAAGAGAGCCAAAGGAACATCTTTGATCAGCGATTCATTGAGAACGAACTGTGGAAGAGGTGAGGACTGAGTGCTGAAGAGCCTTACTCAATATGATATGTCatatgaaagtaaaagtaatgcAGGTTTAATGGAGAATATGTCTAAATCTAACTTTAATGCCCAATGATTCCCTGATGCCTCCTGGCTAACTGAAATATGCtgatgtctgtctttctctttctgtgcaCTTAGCGTTTATTCACATATTTAGCTTCCATTACTTTATAATGTCTCCCCCTGCATTTATAACACTATACTAGATGTGTTCTATTCCTCAGGGTAAAGGTGACACTCAAGATGTTGGCCTGCATTGTGAATGatgtgaaattttttttttaaaactaatacACTGCACACATTGTCATTGTGTTTCAGGAAAATTCCCACAGTAAGAAAACGGTTTGATGATGTCCATAAAAAAGGGTCTCTTGATCAGGACAAGAGGCTGTTTGTGTAAGTCTGTTTTTAGCTGTTAAATGtaaattcatacattttatgaactttatacattcatacattcaaatATGTTCAGGAGATGTATTACTGTGCATTCATGctactcttcttttttttccagtgatGGCCAGGAGGTTGCAGTGGTATACTACAGAAATGGTTACATGCCTGATAACTACATTTCTGAAGAGGTCTTAACTTAATTTCTTTATTCCTAGTTTTAGTCATTTATGTTCTGATGAAGTGCAGTTAAAGTGGAaaattgtgggttttttttttgttttttttctctttttctcagaCACCACCACCTATAAGGTCCACTTTCTCAAACAGAGATTAAGACTAGTCCTAAACTAAAGACAAGACTCTGTGAAAATCTCCATTGAGAAACAAGTCTATTCTTGGACTAAACTTAATTCCTGTCTGGTGAAATTTAGTTGGCAACAGAGTAAAAATTGACTGCAAGTAGATTTGACAAATGAGAACATCAAACATTGTAATTTGTACACCAAAATGAGTGAATATATGTAGGTTTTTGAATGTGGGTAAACTCTCTCACTTAAAAATACTGGCAAGTTGTTTAAACAGTTAGATTGGATATATATTACAGATACCCATAATTCATTTCTTCCTGATTTCTATTTTCTATCTTATTCTGCTCTGTCACGCTACTCAACAGCTTTAGTTAATGTCTGAAATCTTGATTTACTGCTTACTACTGAGTTAACTATTCAGTGTTTATCATGTGGGGAGTAGTGACTGAGTGATTTGGACACAGCCCATGTGTTTACGGCCGCAAAAGGGTTGTAAATTCCACTTGGgtgtcatgtttccatcactgcCGATCAGAGCTGGAGCTGACGACCCAGGAATGAATGCTGATTGTACCCTTTCCCACTGAAGACAAAAGCCATATCTTAGTGGGTGTTAGTGGGGTTTTTTGTCCACTGTGAAAGAGGCTTTAGAGTTGCACACATTGGACATAAATATGCAGAATAATCAGTTCTTTGATTAAGCTTTATAagatttaaaagattaaaatagaCAGTTCTTGGCTGTTAATTCAGGCACATTTTCTAAGTGCAGAGCTGTATTTTAGTATAAATATCGGATGAGAACACTCCTATCTAAATGACTCTGAGCAGAAACTACAATTGGTTTCAAGCCAAAGCCAGGTAGTAAATCACTACTGAATGAAAGGTATAGTCTGCTGAATATTATTCTGACTCTGATGGTCCACTTAATTGTAGCATGTTGACGAAGGTTTCTCAGTGTCATGTTTTTAGCAGCTTAGAAAATCCACTGTGTGGCTTTGTGTGGTACTCCACTCTATTCTTCTGTCAGTGTCAGCTAGGGGTAaccctccacccacccacccatgggtcaaagaaaaacaaacttcatTATGCTCTGCTGTGCTCTGTTTCGTCAAGAATGTTGAACAACAGGGAGTAAATATATGAAGCACCAAACACCCTGAATGCTGTGCAGACTCACTTCTGAGTTGACAAAAATGTGAATGATATAGATAATGATTGTTTCTCTCACATAAGAATGGTTTGCTGAtttgttaaatataaagtaaaaattTGCATTTTACTGACCTTCAATTAGTGTCTGTTGGTTAGAATAAATGAGTTGTATCAGAATCCTTtccagagggagagaaacacaTTATGCTTTTTGATTTGTAGACTTGGGACACTCGTCTTCTGATGGAGCGTTCTCTGGCTGTCAAATGTCCAGATATCAGCACTCACCTGGCCGGAACCAAGAAGGTCCAGCAGGTGCTGGCCAGACCTGAAGTCCTGGAGAAGTTCTTCCCCGACCAGCCCGACGTGGTGAAGCAGATTAGAGCGACATTCGCTGGCCTCTACAGTCTAGACATGGTGAGAGAATGACACATAATAAGTAACTACATCACAAGTATGAACATGGAGTTGGAAAAGGGAATGTAGCTCTGTTTCTATCTGCATTATCCAAAACTCGTAAGCCCTGCCTAGTTTTTGGCAGTCCAATCAGATGTGAGGATTTTGTATCTGATCATGGCCTTTTctacagaaaatataaaagttaGATTGTTGTATTCTTCTAACATGTccttgaatgttttattttcctgttgTATTGTCTTCAGGGCTCAGAGGGAGACGAAACGGTAGCGATGGCTTTGGCAACACCAGACCGGTTTGTCCTGAAGCCTCAGCGAGAGGGAGGAGgtacaataaaagaaacatattttatgaaTG from the Scomber japonicus isolate fScoJap1 chromosome 4, fScoJap1.pri, whole genome shotgun sequence genome contains:
- the gss gene encoding glutathione synthetase, which produces MAQGIPNEVLMNTTLVKDLADVAKDAALLQGVLMRIQEKPNSSELVTYAPFTLFPTPVPKAVFLQALSLQTHYNILVDKISQDSTFLEEALASTIAVDDFTARLFRIHQQILKEGRSQSIMLGINRSDYMLDQRADGSSTLKQIEINTFAASFGGLSSHTPDVHRHILNVAGRLEESQRIPDNNPAAGQARAVAKAWELYGSERAVVMFLVEESQRNIFDQRFIENELWKRKIPTVRKRFDDVHKKGSLDQDKRLFVDGQEVAVVYYRNGYMPDNYISEETWDTRLLMERSLAVKCPDISTHLAGTKKVQQVLARPEVLEKFFPDQPDVVKQIRATFAGLYSLDMGSEGDETVAMALATPDRFVLKPQREGGGNNIYGSEICQVLEGVKESTERTAYILMDKIHPTPAQNYLLRQDAPLKVSTCLSELGAFGVYVRQGKDMVMNECIGHLLRTKSSEHSDGGVAAGVAVLDNPLLV